CGCTCACGCCGATCTTCGGGCTCGAATGAGCCCGTAAAATGAGTTCATGACATCATCGCCTCTGACCCCCGCCTCGGCGGTATCCGGGCAATTGCACTGTCACTACTTCGACGCGGGACGTTGCCGCTCGTGCACCTTCATCGAGATGCCCTACGAGCAGCAGATCAGCGACAAGGAGGCCTGGGGCCGTGAGGTACTGGCCGTCCACGCGCCCACCATCTGGCTTCCAGCGGAGGCCGGATCTGATCGCGACTTCCGCAATCGGGCCAAGCTCGCCGTGGGCGGCTCGGCCGGCGGCGTCACCTTGGGGATCCTCGACCAGGACTTCCACGGTGTTGATCTGCGCGAATGCGGGATCCAGGCTCCGCAGATCCGCGCGGTGATACCCGTCATCGCAGGGTTCCTCGACGCGTCGGGCCTCGAACCCTACGATGTCCGCGCTCGCCGAGGTGAGCTGAAGTTCGTCCACATCACCGCGGCGCCGTCCGGGGACCTGATGATCCGGTTCGTCGTGCGCACCCAGCATGGCCTCGATGTTCTGCGTTCCCGGCGCGACGCCTTCATCGGCCTCGTGCCCCGTGCCACCGTCGTTTCCGTCAATCTGCTTCCCGAGCACAAGGCCGTACTCGAGGGCAGCCGCGAAGTCGTGCTGGCGGGCGACTCCCTGCGCATGAACCTCGACCGGGTAGACCTGCATCTGCGCCCGCAGAGCTTCTTCCAGACGAACACTGCCGTCGCTGTCAGCCTCTACAACCAGGTCGCGACGTGGGTCGACGAGATCTCGCCGGCCACGCTGTGGGACCTGTACTGCGGGGTGGGCGGCTTCGCACTGTATTGTGCGGGCGCGCTCGACTCCGAGCAGTCAGTCGGGCGGCCCGCGGGTGGGGGCTCTGCGGCACGCTCTGTCATCGGGGTCGAGCTCAGCGAGCAGGCTATCGAATCCGCGAGGATCAGTGCGGCCGAACTCGGGCTCAGATCCCAGCCCCACGCCGATTCCCAGCCTGGCGTCGGCTCTCGGCCCAGCGCCGGTCCCCGACCAGGACCCGATCCCCAGCCGGGCGGCGACGTCGAGTTCCTCGCCGACGATGCCATGGAGTTCGCCGAGGTCAACCTGGCCTCGGGGCAACGTCCGGACTGCGTCATCGTCAACCCACCTCGGCGAGGGATCGGAGCGCGACTGTCGGCTGCACTCGAGGAATCCGGGATCGAACATATCGTCTATTCGAGCTGCAATCCGCTCACCCTGGTCAAGGACCTTGACCGGATGCCCAGCTACCAGGTCGCACAAGCGAAGGTCTTCGACATGTTCCCCCACACCAAGCACCTCGAGGTGGCGGTGGTGCTGCGGCGGCATAGATGAGGAAGTCGGGGCTTCAAAACTGTGGCGGACCGAACTCGGTCAACAGTGATTCCAAGACCACAATCAGATCAGGGACATCAGCCTCGAGCATGTCCCACACACGTTGCTAATCTACGTTGGCATATTGATGCGCGATGACATTCCTCGTCGCGATGGCCTCTTGCAGATGAGGAATGCGCGCTGCGACTTCAGCATCGGTTCTCCTCAACCTGTTCAATGCCTCACCGATGATCTCTATATTTCGTTCAACCGCAGACTGAAGAATCCAGTCAGCCGAGAAAGCACTCCTATTCGAAGTGGTATTCCGCATCCTGCGAGGTGCCCGCTCATGTAGACTTTCGACCATGACCGGACAGGCCCTCAGCCGCTCACGGATCGGTAAACCGGTCGATCGTTGAGCCGCAGCGGACGCGAACATGAGATTCGCGGTCCGCCCCTTTCGAAGAGATCTCTTTCACCTTGAATAGACTTTTCGAAAGGACATCATGTCAGCAATCTTCAATCACACCATCATCGCCGCCGCCGACCCGGCGGAATCAGCACAGTTCTACGTCGACATCCTCGAAGCCGAACACACCGAATCATGGGGAGTCTTCTCCAACATCATGCTCTCCGAAGGGGTGATGCTGCAGTTCGCGTCTCCTCCTCCGGGGTTCGACATCTCGCCCGTTCACATGGCCTTCCTCTGCACCGACGACCACTTCGACCGAGCAGTCGCCCTCTTGAACGAGCGGAGCCTCGAATACTGGGCCGATCCGCAGCGTTCGCGCCTGCAAGAGACGAATACAGGGCATGGCGGTCGCGGCGTCTATTTCCTCGACCCCTCGGGCATGTACTTGGAACTCATCACGAAGCCGTATCTCTGAGCCGACCAAGTGCCCTCGCGGCTTCGAACCACAACAACCGCAACCGGGAGCCGCAGCAGCTGCCCCCATCGCGCATCGAGAGCACACCGCAGCACCGAGAGCTGACTTCAGGAAGTCTGCGCTCGGTGCTGCGGTGTGCTCTCGGTGCAGATGAGCTCTACGACAGCAGGGACTGCCGGAACCGTTCGACGACGGCGGGCAGCGGTCCGCGCTTGCGGTGGACGACGACCAGGGTGCGGTCGATGGCCGGGCTGATCGGCACGCTCTCGATTCCCTCGAACTTCACGAGGGGCACCACCATCTCCGGCACGACAGAGACCCCGAGGCCGGCGGAGACGAGACCTCCGACGGCCGGGATGCTGCGCGCCGTCTGCACGATGTCGACATCGACGTCGTGCTTGGCGAAAGCGTGGGTGACCAATGGTCCGATGCTCGTCACGGAGTCGAAGCCGATGAACTTCTCACGGGCGAAGTCACCCCAGGCGAGCTCATCACGATCAGCGAATCTGTGCCCCGACGGCATGATCGCAATCAACCTGTCGGAGGCGACCTCTTCGACCTCGAGCTCGGGCGGGATGCTGGAGTCCAGTGCCAGGATGCCCAGGTCCACTGTGCCGTCGAGGATCTTCTCCGCCACATTCTCCTGCGGTTCGTCATGGATCCTCAGACCCACCTGCCCGAGGTCGCGACGGAAGTCGGAGATCACCGAGGGCAGCAGCGTCGCCGTCACCGAGGGCAGGCACGCGACCCGCACGATCCCGTCATCGCCGTTCATGTGGCGGGTGATGCGCGACAGTGCCTCATCGTAGGTCGCGACGGCCATTGCCGCATGTGCGGAGACCTCCTCACCCAGATGCGTGGGGACGACAGACCGCGTGCTCCGATCGAACAGCCTGCCGCCGATGCGCCGTTCGGCCTCGGCCAGCGCCCGACTCACTGCGGGCTGACTGACCTGCATGTCCTCGGCAGCGAGCGTGAAGCTGCGCAGCCGGTGGAGCGCTTCGATCGTGCGCAGGTGGTACATAGCCAGATTGATAACCATAGGTCATCAGTATAGAGCTAAACGATATTGGACGAGCCATCAGATGACATTGGATCATAGAAGGCGATATCTGAGAAAGGAATCAAAGGTGCTTTCACTCATTGGATACGTGTCCATGCTGGTGATCCTCGCTCTGCTCCTCATGCAGAAGGTCTCACCCATCGTCGCCCTCGCGGGGGTCCCGATCGTCGCGGCCCTCATCGCAGGCAACTCACCGTCCGAGGTCAGCGAATTCGCGTTGGCCGGCATCACCAGCGTCGCCAGTGTCGTCGTGATGTTCGTGTTCGCGATCGTCTTCTTCGGCATACTCCGCCACGTCGGGTTCTTCGACCCGATCATCGATCGGATCGTCCGCCTCGGCGGTTCGTCTCCGAAGGCCGTCACCCTGGCCACGACACTCCTGGCCAGCGTTGCCCATCTCGATGGTGCAGGTGCGACGACGTTCCTCATCACCATTCCGGCCATGCTGCCGATCTACCAGCGCCTGGGCATGGGTCGACTGACGCTCACGGCATGCGTCGGCCTCGGCGCAGGAGCCATGAACCTGCTCCCCTGGGGCGGACCGACCGCACGCGCGGCGGCGACCGTCGGGGTCGAAGCGAACGAGGTGTGGACACCGCTCATCCCCGCGCAGATCGTCGGCGTCGGCGCTGCGCTCGCGGTCGCGTGGTTCCTCGGCAGCCGCGAAGTCAAGCGCATCGCCAAAGGCAAGACCTCCGAATTCGCCGAGGCGGTGTCCGCTCACAGCGATGACCCTGCAACCCGCACCTCCGCCACAGGCGACGGTGGGACACGGGCCACCTCGGTGACGGAGGACACCGACCGCCAGGGCACCGGCGGTGACACCCTCAGCACCGCGGGGGCCGCGTCCGGCGGCTCGACCCACGGCGCGCACCGCGGCGAGGATGCCAGCGACGCAACCGTGGAGAAGGACCACCGCAACATCCCGCTGTGGGTCAACGGACTGATCCTGCTCGCGACCCTCGTGGTGCTGATGTGGGGCATCGTCTCACCGGCCATCGCCTTCCTCGTCGCGACGATCATCGCGCTCATCATCAACTTCCGAGGTCTGGAGAACCAGTCTCGACAGTTCGACATCAGTGCGAAATCAGCGATGCTCATGGCCAGCACCCTGCTGGCCGCCGGAGTCCTCCTCGGCGTGCTCGACGAGAGCGGGATGATCGAGTCGATGGCCGACTCCGCTGTCCAGGTCCTGCCGGCCGGGATCATGCCGCTCCTGCCCATCGTGGTCGCCGTCCTCGGGGTGCCCATGAGCCTGTTCTTCGGCCCCGACGCCTACTATTTCGGGGTCCTTCCCGTCCTGTCCGCGGTGGGCTCGAACTACGGCATCGATCCCGTGGTGCTCGCGCAGGCCTCGATCATCGGGCAGGAGACTCTCGGCTTTCCCATCAGCCCCCTGACCGGGTCGTTCTATCTGCTGGTCGGCTTGGCCAACGTGCCGATCGGCAAGCACATCCTCGGCCTCATCGGCTGGGCATGGTTGGTCAGTATCATCGTGCTCATCGCAGCAATCGTGATCGGAGTGATTCCCCGGTGGGCAGCCTGAACGTATCGAGTCCGGCCGGGCTCTCTTCCCCGCCCAAGCCGGCCGGCCATGTCAGGGTGGGAGCCGGTGCCGGATTCGCCGGAGACCGTCTCGACCCCGCGATCGCCCTGGCCGAGCACGGCAAGCTCGATTTCCTCGTCTTCGAACTCCTCGGCGAGAGGACCGTCGCCGCGGCCCAGCGACGCGAGCGGGAGTCCACGGACACGGGCTTCGACCCGACTCTGGTCGAACGGATCCGCTCCGTCGCCGCCGACTGTGCCGCCAACGGCACCCGCATCGTGACCAATGGCGGTGCCGCGAACCCTGAGGCCGCCTCCTATGCCGTCGCCGAGGCGGTTCGAGAGTTGAACGTCGACCTGCCCGTCGCGTACGTCACCGGTGATGAGGTCCTGTCCATCGTCGAAGACGAGGATCCGCGCACCTGGGAGACCGGACAGCCCGCCTCCGCCGCCGACGGAGAGCTGATTTCGGCCAATGCCTATCTGGGCGCCGAACCGATCCGGCGGGCGTTGGACTCCGGTGCACGCATCGTCATCACCGGCCGGGTCGCGGATCCCTCCCTGTACGTCGGTGCCATGGCGCACCACTTCGACTGGGACCACCATGACGTGGACCTCATCGGCCGCGCCACGGTCATCGGCCATCTGCTCGAATGCGCCGGCCAGGTCACCGGCGGCTACTTCGCCGACCCGGTGACGAAACCCGTCGCCGGCCTTGCCCATCTCGGGTTCCCCTTCGCCGATGTCGACGCCGATGCGCAGGCCGTCCTGAGCAAACTCGAGGGCTCGGGAGGCGATGTCTCCACGCGCACCTGCACCGAGCAGCTCCTCTACGAGGTCGCCGATCCGGGCGCCTACATCACCCCCGACGTCATCGCCGACTTCTCACACGTGAGCTTCGAGCAGAGCGCCGTCGACCGTGTTCGCGTCAGCGGTGGGAGAGGAGCAGCCCGCCCGGAGAATCTCAAGGTCACGCTCGGCTACGACTCCGGGTGGCAGGGCGAAGGACAGATCACCTACGCCGGCATTCGGTCGAAGGAGCGTGCCGAGCTGGCGGCGGCGATCGTCCTCGAGCGCCTCGAAGCGCTCTACGATGTCGACCCCGAGTCGGTGTTCGTCGAATACATCGGAATGGCCGCCGCATTCCGCGGGCTGGTGACGGCCGATGACCCCGCCGAGGTGCGGCTGCGCATCGTCTCAACCGCAGCGACCCGGCAGGAGGCTGCGATCATCGGCGATGAGGTCGAGGCCCTCTACACCAATGGGCCGGCCGGCGGCGGAGGTGCCCGGAAGTCCGTGCACAGCGTGGTCGCAGTCAGATCGTGCAGCGTGGACCGGTTGAGCATCGAAGAGTCGGTGAACGTCGAATTCGTCGACGAACGTCGCACAGGAGGACTCAAATGACCACCATCGACGAGCTCGCATCGGTGCGCACCGGCGACAAGGGCGACACGCTCATCCTCGGCGTCGTCGCCGACGACCGGGCCGCCTATGACCGGCTTGCCCAGGAGCTCAGCGTCGAACGCGTCGCCTCACACTTCGGCCTCACCGTGCAGTCGGTGACCCGCAGCGATCTGCCGACACTTCACTCCTTCAGCTTCGAACTCGCCGGTCTGCTCGGCGGCGGAGTCACCGGCTCCCCCAACCTGGACGGGCACGGAAAGACCATGAGCTACCACCTGCTCACACTCGAGATCTGAGTCGGTTCACTCGCCCGGTACCGTTTACCGCGAGTGCTTCGCGGCCTACGGTGAAGACATGAGGGCACTGATTCTGACGTTCGGCACAAAAGGTGACATCGAACCGTATATCGCCTTGGCCAGAGCGCTGAAGGACGCCGGACACGAAGCAACGGTCGCCACCGCCGAGGGCTTCGAACACGATGTGCGCTCGCTCGGCGTCGATTTCGTCCCGAGCAACTCACGCATGCTCGAAGTCATGCAGGGCGCGCTTTCGAACTCAGCTGGTCTCGCGGACCTGCAGAAGGCGGCGAAGGCGATGACCGAAAGTATCCGGGTCAGCCTCGATGATCAACTTCGGGCGGTCCGCAGCACCAGACCGGACATCATCGTCTATCACCCAAAATGTCTCGGCGCTCCGCACCTGGCAGAATTTCTTGGGATTCCGGCGGTGCTGTCGCTGCCGCTGCCCTTCTACACCCCGACCTCGGCGTATCCGATCCCGTTCATCTCGCGGGAGCTGGGGCCACGACTGAATCGATGGAGCTATACACTCAATCGTGCCGAGTCACTCATGTACGGCGGTATCACCAACGACTTTCGGCACAGGCTCGGTCTCAGATCGCTTTCCCGATGGGCGGATCCATTGGTCAAACCGGATGGCGGTCCCGTGGACATTCTCTACCCGTATTCGCAGCACGTTGTCCCCGTTCCGTCCGACTACCCGTCGACGGCGCACGTCACCGGATACTGGTTCACCGGGCGCGGTGCCTCATGGGAACCTCCTCAGGAGCTGCAGGACTTCCTGGCCGCCGGGGAAGCACCGCTGTACGTCGGATTCGGATCCATGGGATTCGGAAAGGGAGCAGAACAACGAGGCGAAGCAATCACCTCGGCGCTCAGAACAACCGGCATCCGGGCAATCGTCGCCACCGGATGGGGAAGTGTCGTCGCCGAGAGCACCGACGACGTTCTCGTCATCGACGGTGCACCCCACGATCGGCTGTTTCCACACGTGTCCGCGGTCGTCCACCACGGCGGGGCGGGCACAACAGGAATCGGCTTGGCGTCTGGTTGCCCCAGCCTGGTCTGCCCGTTCCTCGGCGATCAATCGTTCTGGGCTCGTCGAGTCCACGAACTCGGGGCCGGCCCGAAACCACTTCCCCGGGCCGAGATCACGGCAGATGCTCTGGCCGAACGGTTCACGAACCTTGTGGAAACGGAGGTTTACCGCAGCAGTTCTGCATACCTGGCAGACAGGATTGCGGCAGAGGACGGCACCGGCCGAGCCGTCGAGATCCTTCAACAGCTGGCGTGAGCGGCCCGAACGCGGTGCGACTGAGCTGGGCTATTCAACCCGAGCAGACGGATGTGCAACGACCATGAGCCGCGCCGTGCTCACCTGCAACGTCTGTCTTGGAAGGTCGCTGGTTCGAAACGGAATTACCCGCGTTCCGCGATTGTCACATTGCCTTTCGACCAACGGTTCTTCGGCACTTCACGGACGATCACCGTCGTGTTCTCCGGCAGAGCGTGCACGGTCGTCTCGGCAGCTTTGTGCAGAGCGGTGATGAAGTTGCGCAACTCGCCCTCGGTCCTGCCTTCAGCGATCGAGACTTCGATGAGCGGCATCGGCTCAGCTCCTGAGGATGAATGGGTCGGCGACAGGCTCCTCGTCGGTGTTCACCCAAACGCTTTTCAGCCGGGTGTAGTCCTTGATGGATTCGATTCCATGCTCGACTCCGACTCCCGAGGCTTTGAATCCCTGCCGCGGGGACATCGGCGACATGGCTCGATACATGTTCAGCCACACGGTGCCTGCGTCGAGCTGCCGGGCGATTCGATGGCCTCGCGAGAGGCTGTTGGTCCACACGCCGGCTGCGAGGCCGTAGATCGAGTCATTGGCCATTCCGACGAGTTCTTCTTCGGTCTCGAACGGAATGACAGCAGTCACTGGGCCGAAGATCTCCTCTTTCACGACTCTCATGTCATTGTTGACGTCGGTGAGCACCGTGGGCGAGTAGAAGTAGCCGGGAAGCTCGACATCGGGACGTCGCCCTCCCGTTGCAACCGTGGCCCCTTCCTGTACGCCCAGATCAACATACGACGCCACTTTCTCGCACTGCGATTCGAAAGCGAGCGGTCCGAGTTCGGTTCGATCATCGAGTGGGTCGCCGATGACGATTGACTCCGCTCGTCTGCTGACCTTCTCCAAGAGCTCGTCGTAGACGGCTTTGTGCGCGAAGACGCGACTTCCGGCGATGCATGTCTGTCCAGCGGCTGCAAAGACACCGGCGATGACACCCATGGCGGCATTGCCGACATTCGCGTCGTCGAAGACGATGTTCGGACTCTTGCCGCCGAGTTCGAGTGTCGAGCCGATGAAGCGTGAGGCCGCCGAGGTGGCGATCGCCTGTCCTGTGCCGGTCGATCCCGTGAACGAGATCTTCGCCAGACCCGAGTGATCTGCCAACGGGGCACCGACTTCGGTGCCGAATCCGGTGACGACGTTGACGACTCCGTCGGGGAATCCCGCTTCGGTGGCGAGTTCGGCCAGACGCAGAATGTTCGCCGAGGTGTGCTCACTCGGTTTGATGACGATTGTGTTCCCACTTGCCAACGCCGGCGCCAGTTTCGATGTCGTCAGCGTCATCGGAGAGTTCCAGGGTGTGATTGCGCCGACGACGCCCAGGGGTTCGCGCATCGTGTAGTTGAGGACCAGATGCGAACTCGTGGGAATCTGGTCACCTTGGATCTTGTCGGCAAGGCCCCCGTAGTAGTAGAGGTACTCAGGCACACCGGCCATCTGGCCTCGCATCTCTCGAAGCAGTTTGCCGTTGTCCTGGGTCTCAGCAAGTGCCATCTCTTCGGCATTGTCTGCAATGAGATCGCCGAGGCGTCGCATAAGGTGGCCCCGGCGAGTCTGGCTGAGATCACGCCAGGCGGGGTTCTCGAACGCCTCGCGCGCAGCCGCAACTGCTGAGTCGACGTCGGCGGCATTGCCTCTTGCTGCTTCGTAGAGGACTTCAAGGGTCGCCGGATTTGTGCTTTCGAAGTAGGCACCGTCCGATGGCTTGTGCCAACGACCGTTGATGAAATGTTGGTATCGCTTCGTCATTGGTTTCTCTGCTTTCATTTCGTACTGTCGTCGAGGCAGTTCACGCTCGGGCCAGGAACTCGACGATCTCTTTCGCCATCGCCTGCGGTTTCTCGACAGGCAACATGTGTCGCGCTCCCCGAATCACCACAGATCGGCAGTCGGGAACGGCCTTCGCCAGCCTCTCCGACATATCAGGGGTCGACCCCGGGTCCAGTTCGCCCGTGATCGCCATAGTCTTCGCCTCAATCCTGTTCAGATCGCCGGCGATCTCCGCATCTCCGAATGCGAATACCCTGTAGGAACGAAGAAATGATTCGGAATCGTTTCTCAGCAGTGTGGAGCGGACCTGTTCGATAGTCTCGTCCGGTACGGCGGTGGCCCCGGTCGGGAACCACCGCTCGATCGATGCCGCCGACGACGCGGTCATGTCGTCTGAGGCTGTCTCCAGTCGAGCCCGAACGGCTGCTCTCTCGTCGTCCGTCCTCTGGCAGACCGACGATGCGCAGATGAGTCGTCCGATTCTCTCTGAGTGAGAGACGGCGATTGCCTGCGCGATCAGCGCACCGAGCGAGAACCCGAGCAGATTGCACTTCTCCGGCAGTTGCCGGAACACATCGTCTGCCAACGAGCTCAGACTCTGGGGCTCTCTCAGCGGAGGTTTCTGACCGTGGCCGGGCAGATCGAGCGTGATGATCTCGTTCTGCCCGGCCTTCCGGAGCTCCGCCCCCAACGGCCCCCACATCGTGCTGTCGAGACCCACCCCGTGGAGCAGGACCAGCGGCAGCGGCCCGCGTGACCTCGGCTCCGTTGGGGACAGTTGAGAATGTGCTGTCATTATCAGCGCCTACCGCTCGGTGGAGAGATCAGCCAATCGCTGCTGCGGCCGACCCTGGGCGGACGCAGCGAGGGCGACGACGATCTCATCCGCATGCGGGGCGTCTGCGATCCGGATCTCAACCGTCTGGTGGTGGGAGCGCACCGTGGCGTCGGTTTTGTGCTTCATCGGGATGTCGAACACGATTCCTGCCGGCCCTCTCTTTTCGACGGCAGGAAGCAGTGTGCTGGCCTCGGCGGCACGGCGGAAGTGATCACCGAACTTGAGTGTGTGGATGAGTGCAGACCCATGCTCGACCTCACCGCTGAGCCCCACGATGGCTGCCTTTCCGTATGCCTCGACGTCTGCATTGAGCGCCTCGACAACTCGCGGGGCGAGCAGCTCGCCCAGCGGAGATGCTGTGCCGTCGATTCCGGGGTTGAGGTCGTCGACGAAGCCCTCACCTGCCCAGGGATTTTCGATCACTGCCGCGACCACGGCAACGCGTGCTGCCGGGTCGACGGGACGACCACCCTCGGTGAGCACTTCTTCGACGTGGGTGACGATCTTGCGAACTCTCATGATGCAACTCCTGCTAACTGATGTGAATTGACTGGGCGATCCGTCTTGCGATCACCGAGCCGAGGTAAGGGCCGGGTCCCTGTCGATGCGCCGGCGACGACGAGGATCTCGTCGGGTCGGGGAGCGTCGGCGATGCGCGCCGTCATCGTCTGATAGTAATCACGCGTGGCCGCCTCGGTCTTGTGCCAGAGTGGAACAGTGATCGAGGTGCCTGCCTCTGCTCTTTCGTCTGCGAAGCAGATGATCGAGCTGCCCTCCAGAAACTCTCGGACGAGGTTGCCGAAATAGGGGGTGTGGATGAAGGCGGCGCCGTGTTCGAGCTCTCCGGACGAGCCGATCACCGCGGCCTTCCCGAACGCTTGGATCTCTGCAGCTCCGCCGAGGGAGCCCAGGAGGCGATCGGTGAGTTCCCGTGCGAGAATCGGGGCAATCGCCTCCACCTCCGCGGACAGTTCGGATCCGGTTGCACGGTTCGCCCAGGGGTTCGCAATCGCCGCAGTGGCCGTGGCTTTGCGAATAGGGCCGTTGACGCCTGCGCCCGCCTCAGTGACCAGCTCCTCTTCGCTGTAGACGATCGTCCTGACTCCGGCATTTCGTGCTGCGTTCAGGTCACTCAAAGTTCGGCATCACTTTCTCACCGAAGAGGTTGAGGCTCTTCATCGCGTGTTCGTGCTTGAGCCCGGGGTGAGTCGTCCAGAGCATCAGGTGGTCGAGGTTGACCTCATCCTTGAGTTCCTGGATCTTCTCGGTCACGTATTCCGGCGTGCCCACGAGCATGTTGCGTTCGAACAGGAAGTCGAAGTCGAGCGTGTGCTCGTCGGTGAGCTCTTCGCCTTTCTCCATGAGGTTTCCGAGTCCACGCCAGTGAGTGACCCAACGGTAGGTATTCATCACGGCCTCTTCGAACTCCTCGCGCGCCTGTTCCATCGTATCCGCCACATAGACATCGCGGACCAACGCGATTCCGTCGCCCAAGGGAACATCACGTCCCTGGGCCTCAGACGCTTTGTCGCGGTAGAGCTCGAACCGCCCCTTGAGCTCGGAGACCGGCGGCATCCAGAAGATGGCATTGATGCCGTCATTGGCTGCGGATTCGATCGATCGAGGGGAATCGATGACCTGCCAGATCCCGGGGCCGCCCTCCTGGTACGGCCGAGGGACCACGGCCATCTTCGTGATCTCACCGTCCTCATTGGTGAACTCTGGAGTCGCCGGTGACATCGGATGGCTCCATTTGACTCCGGGGGCGGGGAATTCGAAGAACCGGCCCTTGTGGCTGAAGAATTCGTTGCTCCATGCCTTGTCGAGGATCTCCATCACTTCGGCGAACAGAGCACGGTTCTGTTCCTGGTCGCGAGGGTCGGCCACCGGATTGAGGTTGAGCGCCTCCCGTCCATAGAGACCTCGCCCGACGCCGACTTCGAGTCTGCCGTCAGAGAGCTGATCGAGTAGGGCGTAGTCCTCCGCAAGACGCAGTGGATGCCAGAAGGTGACGATCGAGGCTGCTTGACCGATGCGCAGTGTGGAGGTGTGCGCGGCGATGTCCGTTCCCATGAGGATTGGGTTGGGCGTCAGCTCCTGTCCCTCGTGGCCGAAATGATGCTCGGTGTACCAGGTGGACCAGAAGTTGAGCTCTTCGGCCCGCATCGCATATTCCCGTGCATTCTTCATGT
The Brevibacterium marinum genome window above contains:
- a CDS encoding amino acid synthesis family protein, coding for MRVRKIVTHVEEVLTEGGRPVDPAARVAVVAAVIENPWAGEGFVDDLNPGIDGTASPLGELLAPRVVEALNADVEAYGKAAIVGLSGEVEHGSALIHTLKFGDHFRRAAEASTLLPAVEKRGPAGIVFDIPMKHKTDATVRSHHQTVEIRIADAPHADEIVVALAASAQGRPQQRLADLSTER
- a CDS encoding aldehyde dehydrogenase encodes the protein MTKRYQHFINGRWHKPSDGAYFESTNPATLEVLYEAARGNAADVDSAVAAAREAFENPAWRDLSQTRRGHLMRRLGDLIADNAEEMALAETQDNGKLLREMRGQMAGVPEYLYYYGGLADKIQGDQIPTSSHLVLNYTMREPLGVVGAITPWNSPMTLTTSKLAPALASGNTIVIKPSEHTSANILRLAELATEAGFPDGVVNVVTGFGTEVGAPLADHSGLAKISFTGSTGTGQAIATSAASRFIGSTLELGGKSPNIVFDDANVGNAAMGVIAGVFAAAGQTCIAGSRVFAHKAVYDELLEKVSRRAESIVIGDPLDDRTELGPLAFESQCEKVASYVDLGVQEGATVATGGRRPDVELPGYFYSPTVLTDVNNDMRVVKEEIFGPVTAVIPFETEEELVGMANDSIYGLAAGVWTNSLSRGHRIARQLDAGTVWLNMYRAMSPMSPRQGFKASGVGVEHGIESIKDYTRLKSVWVNTDEEPVADPFILRS
- a CDS encoding amino acid synthesis family protein, whose amino-acid sequence is MSDLNAARNAGVRTIVYSEEELVTEAGAGVNGPIRKATATAAIANPWANRATGSELSAEVEAIAPILARELTDRLLGSLGGAAEIQAFGKAAVIGSSGELEHGAAFIHTPYFGNLVREFLEGSSIICFADERAEAGTSITVPLWHKTEAATRDYYQTMTARIADAPRPDEILVVAGASTGTRPLPRLGDRKTDRPVNSHQLAGVAS
- a CDS encoding alpha/beta fold hydrolase yields the protein MTAHSQLSPTEPRSRGPLPLVLLHGVGLDSTMWGPLGAELRKAGQNEIITLDLPGHGQKPPLREPQSLSSLADDVFRQLPEKCNLLGFSLGALIAQAIAVSHSERIGRLICASSVCQRTDDERAAVRARLETASDDMTASSAASIERWFPTGATAVPDETIEQVRSTLLRNDSESFLRSYRVFAFGDAEIAGDLNRIEAKTMAITGELDPGSTPDMSERLAKAVPDCRSVVIRGARHMLPVEKPQAMAKEIVEFLARA
- a CDS encoding LLM class flavin-dependent oxidoreductase — encoded protein: MRFSVFHGLGAPGELADYNLHMKNAREYAMRAEELNFWSTWYTEHHFGHEGQELTPNPILMGTDIAAHTSTLRIGQAASIVTFWHPLRLAEDYALLDQLSDGRLEVGVGRGLYGREALNLNPVADPRDQEQNRALFAEVMEILDKAWSNEFFSHKGRFFEFPAPGVKWSHPMSPATPEFTNEDGEITKMAVVPRPYQEGGPGIWQVIDSPRSIESAANDGINAIFWMPPVSELKGRFELYRDKASEAQGRDVPLGDGIALVRDVYVADTMEQAREEFEEAVMNTYRWVTHWRGLGNLMEKGEELTDEHTLDFDFLFERNMLVGTPEYVTEKIQELKDEVNLDHLMLWTTHPGLKHEHAMKSLNLFGEKVMPNFE